One window from the genome of Mycolicibacterium gadium encodes:
- a CDS encoding TauD/TfdA family dioxygenase yields MHTLATEEGFRSRRPMIGSTVWDRATFDDESYTVTVEPHQAEACRQIVSELRRRGKRIGTVEPADFVHPGLSELAQVISKHVHSVAGFVLLRGLPSGGWTDEEASMLYWGIGTYLGRPLPQNRAGDRVYLVQDTGATLMEARGSKTNLGMIYHTDSAAAFVGSRPDILALMCLRKALSGGESLMVSGHTAYNILLATRPDLVEVLYGEFLFDRSKDTAEGEDPVSRGPVFTDTEDGVAVRYNRLHIELGHHLSGTPLTALQREALDAFDAILNDPANAIDFTMEPGDVFFADNNTVLHNRNAFTDATEVENRRCLVRLWLAAGSAKYMWSR; encoded by the coding sequence ATGCACACGCTGGCGACAGAAGAAGGATTCCGTAGCCGCAGGCCGATGATCGGGTCCACGGTGTGGGATCGCGCGACTTTCGACGACGAGTCCTACACGGTCACGGTCGAGCCACACCAGGCCGAGGCCTGCCGGCAGATCGTTTCCGAGCTGCGGCGACGCGGCAAGCGGATCGGCACCGTCGAGCCCGCCGACTTCGTTCACCCCGGGCTCTCTGAGTTGGCCCAGGTCATCAGCAAGCACGTGCACTCCGTCGCCGGCTTCGTCCTGCTGCGCGGGCTGCCGTCAGGCGGCTGGACCGACGAGGAAGCGTCGATGCTCTATTGGGGCATCGGTACCTACCTGGGCCGGCCGCTGCCGCAGAACCGGGCTGGCGATCGCGTCTACCTGGTTCAGGACACCGGCGCGACGCTGATGGAGGCGCGCGGCTCGAAGACAAATCTCGGGATGATCTACCACACCGACTCGGCGGCTGCCTTCGTCGGCAGCCGTCCCGACATCCTCGCGCTGATGTGTCTGCGGAAGGCCCTGTCCGGCGGTGAGTCGCTGATGGTCAGCGGTCACACCGCCTACAACATCCTGCTGGCCACGCGCCCGGATCTGGTGGAGGTGCTTTACGGAGAGTTCCTCTTCGACCGGTCGAAGGACACGGCGGAGGGCGAGGACCCGGTGTCGCGCGGACCGGTGTTCACCGACACCGAAGACGGTGTGGCCGTCCGCTACAACCGCTTGCACATCGAACTGGGACACCATCTTTCGGGCACTCCGCTCACCGCGCTACAGCGGGAGGCGCTCGATGCATTCGATGCGATCCTGAACGATCCGGCGAACGCGATCGATTTCACGATGGAGCCCGGCGACGTCTTCTTCGCCGACAACAACACCGTGCTCCACAACCGCAACGCTTTCACCGACGCAACCGAGGTCGAGAACCGGCGGTGCCTGGTGCGGCTCTGGCTCGCCGCGGGTTCGGCCAAATACATGTGGAGCCGATGA
- the dcd gene encoding dCTP deaminase: MLLSDRDIRAEIAAGRLGIDPFEESLIQPSSVDVRLDNLFRVFNNTRYTHIDPAIRQDDLTTLVEPKEGEPFVLHPGEFVLGSTLERCSLPDDLAGRLEGKSSLGRLGLLTHSTAGFIDPGFTGHITLELSNVANLPITLWTGMKIGQLCLLRLTSPAEHPYGSSQAGSKYQGQRGPTPSRSYQNFIKST; the protein is encoded by the coding sequence GTGCTGCTCTCCGATCGCGACATCAGGGCCGAAATCGCCGCCGGACGGTTGGGCATCGACCCCTTCGAGGAAAGCCTGATTCAGCCGTCGAGCGTCGACGTCCGGTTGGACAACCTGTTCCGGGTGTTCAACAACACCCGCTACACCCACATCGACCCGGCGATCCGCCAGGACGATCTCACCACCCTGGTCGAACCGAAGGAGGGCGAGCCGTTCGTACTGCATCCCGGCGAGTTCGTCCTCGGCTCGACGCTCGAGCGCTGCTCCCTGCCCGACGACCTCGCCGGCCGCCTGGAAGGCAAATCCTCGCTCGGTCGCCTCGGACTGCTGACCCACTCGACGGCCGGGTTCATCGACCCCGGCTTCACCGGCCACATCACGCTGGAACTGTCCAACGTCGCGAACCTGCCGATCACCCTGTGGACCGGCATGAAGATCGGCCAGCTCTGCCTGCTGCGGCTGACCAGCCCCGCCGAGCATCCCTACGGCAGCTCGCAGGCCGGCTCCAAGTATCAGGGGCAGCGCGGCCCGACCCCGTCACGCTCCTATCAGAACTTCATCAAGTCCACCTGA
- a CDS encoding ammonium transporter, with the protein MSEIDPAATAWLLAATAMVLLMTPGLAIFYGGMVRTTGVLNMIMMCFISIPACTVAWLLLGYTVAFSEDAGGGLIGNLSHFGMLGIDPTTVRGSVPELLFATFQLTFAIVTAALVSGAIADRARFSAWVVFVPLWTVAVYAVVAHWVWGPDGWLFNLGVLDYAGGLVVEIVSGASALALALVLGPRIGFKKDAMRPHNLPFVLLGAGLLWFGWFGFNAGSALAANGTAAAVFLNTLVAGCLGMLGWITVERFRDGKPTTFGAASGVVAGLVAITPSCGTVNTLGAIVVGLAAGIICSYAVGLKFRLGYDDSLDVVGVHYVGGLVGVLLIGFLAAEVMTAGPEGLFYGGGITQLGKQALAALVVTLYAFTVSYALAKIIDRILGFRVSPEDETTGVDFTQHAETAYAEGVHGHQPGRRPTPGGPGVLGQRTETADDSAD; encoded by the coding sequence GTGTCCGAGATCGATCCCGCCGCCACCGCATGGCTGCTGGCCGCCACCGCGATGGTCCTGCTGATGACCCCTGGCCTGGCCATCTTCTACGGCGGCATGGTCCGCACCACCGGCGTGCTCAACATGATCATGATGTGCTTCATCTCGATCCCGGCGTGCACGGTCGCCTGGCTGCTGCTGGGCTACACGGTCGCGTTCTCCGAGGACGCGGGCGGCGGGCTGATCGGAAACCTCTCGCACTTCGGCATGCTCGGTATCGATCCGACGACCGTCCGCGGGTCGGTGCCCGAACTCCTTTTCGCCACTTTCCAACTCACCTTCGCGATCGTCACCGCAGCCCTCGTCAGCGGCGCCATCGCCGACCGTGCCCGGTTCTCGGCGTGGGTGGTCTTCGTTCCGCTGTGGACCGTCGCCGTGTACGCCGTGGTGGCGCATTGGGTCTGGGGCCCCGACGGCTGGCTCTTCAACCTCGGCGTACTCGACTACGCCGGCGGTCTGGTCGTCGAAATCGTCTCCGGTGCTTCGGCGTTGGCGCTGGCACTGGTACTGGGACCCCGCATCGGCTTCAAAAAGGACGCGATGCGCCCGCACAACCTGCCCTTCGTCCTGCTCGGTGCGGGCCTGCTGTGGTTCGGCTGGTTCGGGTTCAACGCCGGCTCGGCACTGGCGGCCAACGGCACCGCGGCGGCGGTCTTCCTCAACACGTTGGTCGCGGGCTGCCTCGGCATGCTCGGCTGGATCACGGTCGAGCGGTTCCGCGACGGTAAGCCGACGACCTTCGGCGCCGCCTCGGGTGTGGTCGCCGGCCTGGTCGCGATCACACCGTCGTGCGGGACGGTCAACACGCTCGGTGCCATCGTCGTGGGTCTGGCCGCGGGCATCATCTGCTCGTATGCGGTCGGCCTGAAGTTCCGGTTGGGCTACGACGACTCGCTCGACGTCGTCGGGGTGCACTACGTCGGCGGACTCGTCGGTGTGCTGCTGATCGGCTTCCTGGCCGCAGAGGTGATGACCGCCGGCCCCGAGGGCCTGTTCTACGGCGGCGGAATCACCCAGCTGGGCAAGCAGGCCCTCGCCGCCCTGGTGGTGACCCTCTATGCATTCACCGTCTCGTACGCGCTGGCCAAGATCATCGATCGCATCCTCGGGTTCCGCGTCAGCCCCGAGGACGAGACGACGGGCGTCGACTTCACCCAGCACGCCGAGACCGCGTATGCCGAGGGCGTGCATGGGCACCAGCCGGGGCGCCGGCCGACCCCAGGCGGTCCTGGCGTTTTGGGACAGCGCACCGAGACCGCGGACGACAGCGCGGACTGA
- a CDS encoding DUF7159 family protein, which translates to MDIVLGVSTTPTTVRMVLVEGEKGDGVTVDHDSFDVASEEGSANSAADQVVEAVLGTQESAATGGHHLKAIGVTWSDHSEGAALRDALAAKGLDDVMLVSASHAAASLAQAAGRAVGYATTALLFIDRDSATLSVVQTDDGSVVKVLSSSLHSEDAMGVLSEMAAAVDAQDSPPQGMFVVGSGVDVSSVKEHLRHLVSLPVSAPDEPELALARGAALAAANAPAMESSTVGLAYSLDPDGTTAGSVLAGLANAETQLRAVGSDGAALDDYDPQTDMQLAEPERKPFLLVGSALTSIFVVGVVALVISLAVSIRPTADQRPSPGQNALVPTTVVPAAPAPAPPPVAKPVEAPPPPPPAAQTIKPPVPVAQQVPQAPPRTVYVEAPAPAAPPPAPAAPPPAPAAPVPAPAPAPVYTPPPVYNPPPYYRPWTPPWRPTYVQPKPWTPPWSPQWDNDEPETPPQQQYPQESQYPQQQYPQSPSRSGSDNGSNSRGGSQYPGSQYPGSGSSGRGGGGGGNNCFLIFCS; encoded by the coding sequence GTGGACATCGTATTGGGTGTGTCGACGACACCTACGACGGTCCGCATGGTGCTGGTCGAAGGGGAAAAGGGCGACGGTGTAACCGTCGACCACGACTCGTTCGACGTCGCTTCTGAGGAAGGCTCGGCTAACTCGGCGGCCGATCAGGTCGTCGAAGCGGTGCTGGGCACCCAGGAGAGCGCGGCAACCGGCGGCCACCACCTCAAGGCGATCGGTGTGACCTGGAGCGACCACAGCGAGGGCGCGGCACTGCGCGATGCGCTGGCCGCCAAGGGCCTGGACGACGTGATGCTGGTGTCCGCGAGCCACGCCGCGGCGTCGCTGGCGCAGGCCGCGGGCCGCGCCGTTGGATACGCGACCACCGCACTGCTGTTCATCGACCGTGACAGCGCCACGCTGTCGGTCGTCCAGACCGACGATGGCTCGGTCGTGAAGGTGCTGAGCAGCAGTCTGCACAGCGAGGACGCGATGGGAGTGCTGTCCGAGATGGCTGCCGCCGTCGACGCGCAGGATTCGCCACCGCAGGGCATGTTCGTCGTCGGCTCCGGCGTCGACGTCTCCTCGGTCAAGGAACACCTCCGGCACCTGGTCAGCCTCCCGGTCAGCGCGCCGGACGAACCCGAACTCGCCCTCGCTCGCGGTGCGGCCCTGGCCGCCGCCAACGCGCCGGCCATGGAATCCTCCACCGTCGGCCTGGCCTACTCGCTGGACCCCGACGGCACCACCGCAGGCTCGGTCCTCGCCGGCCTCGCCAATGCGGAGACGCAGCTGCGGGCGGTCGGCTCCGATGGGGCGGCCCTTGATGACTATGACCCCCAGACCGACATGCAGCTGGCCGAGCCCGAGCGCAAGCCGTTCCTGCTGGTCGGCAGTGCGCTGACGTCCATCTTCGTCGTCGGCGTTGTGGCGCTGGTCATTTCCTTGGCGGTGAGCATCCGTCCGACGGCCGACCAGCGGCCGAGTCCCGGTCAGAACGCGCTGGTTCCGACCACGGTCGTACCCGCCGCACCGGCTCCCGCGCCCCCTCCGGTGGCGAAGCCGGTCGAGGCGCCCCCGCCGCCGCCGCCGGCGGCGCAAACCATCAAGCCTCCGGTGCCCGTGGCGCAGCAGGTGCCGCAGGCACCTCCGCGGACCGTGTACGTCGAGGCGCCGGCACCCGCGGCACCGCCCCCGGCACCTGCGGCACCGCCTCCGGCGCCCGCGGCTCCGGTTCCCGCGCCGGCGCCGGCGCCGGTCTACACGCCGCCGCCGGTCTACAACCCACCGCCGTACTACCGGCCGTGGACGCCGCCGTGGCGCCCGACGTATGTGCAGCCGAAGCCGTGGACTCCGCCTTGGAGCCCGCAGTGGGACAACGACGAGCCCGAGACGCCGCCGCAGCAGCAGTACCCGCAGGAGTCGCAGTACCCGCAGCAGCAGTACCCGCAGTCGCCGTCACGGAGCGGCTCGGATAACGGCTCCAATTCGCGCGGTGGTTCTCAATACCCGGGATCTCAATACCCGGGATCGGGTTCGTCCGGCCGTGGCGGCGGTGGTGGCGGAAACAACTGCTTCCTGATCTTCTGCAGCTGA
- a CDS encoding UDP-glucose dehydrogenase family protein: protein MRCAVFGTGYLGATHAAGMAEIGHDVIGVDIDPGKIAKLASGDIPFYEPGLRNMLAANIAAGRLRFTTDYDAAADFADVHFLGVGTPQKKGEYGADLRHVHAVIDTLVPRLTRSAVIVGKSTVPVGTAAELAERARALAPAGIDVEVAWNPEFLREGFAVHDTLHPGRIVLGVPKNSVSAESAVRELYAPLLDGDVPFLVTDLQTAELVKVSANAFLATKISFINAISEVCEAVDADVTVLADALGHDSRIGRRFLNAGLGFGGGCLPKDIRAFMARAGELGANHALTFLREVDSINMRRRTRMVELATTACGGSLLGANVAVLGAAFKPESDDVRDSPALNVAGMLQLNGATVNVYDPKAIENSQRLFPTLNYSTSVVEACERADAVLVLTEWREFVDLDPAELADTVRAKVVVDGRNCLDAERWSAAGWHVYCLGKSPRAVTPPSLV, encoded by the coding sequence ATGCGATGCGCAGTATTCGGCACGGGCTATCTCGGAGCGACTCACGCCGCCGGCATGGCCGAAATCGGGCACGACGTGATCGGTGTCGACATCGACCCCGGGAAGATCGCCAAGCTCGCCTCCGGCGACATTCCGTTCTACGAACCCGGCCTGCGAAACATGTTGGCCGCCAACATCGCTGCGGGTCGATTGCGCTTCACCACCGACTACGACGCTGCCGCTGACTTCGCCGACGTCCACTTCCTCGGCGTCGGGACTCCGCAGAAGAAGGGCGAATACGGCGCGGATCTACGGCATGTGCACGCCGTCATCGACACGCTCGTGCCGCGCCTGACTAGATCAGCGGTCATCGTCGGTAAGTCCACGGTCCCAGTAGGCACCGCCGCTGAGCTCGCCGAACGGGCGCGGGCATTGGCGCCGGCGGGCATCGACGTCGAGGTGGCGTGGAATCCTGAATTCCTCCGTGAAGGCTTCGCCGTGCACGACACGCTGCATCCCGGCCGGATTGTCCTTGGCGTGCCGAAGAATTCGGTCAGCGCCGAATCCGCCGTGCGTGAACTGTATGCGCCGCTGCTGGACGGGGACGTGCCGTTCCTGGTCACCGACCTGCAGACCGCAGAGCTGGTCAAGGTGTCGGCAAACGCGTTCCTCGCCACGAAGATCTCCTTCATCAATGCGATCTCGGAGGTGTGTGAGGCGGTCGATGCCGACGTCACGGTGCTGGCCGACGCGCTGGGTCACGACTCCCGGATCGGGCGCCGATTCCTCAACGCGGGTCTCGGATTCGGCGGCGGCTGCCTGCCCAAGGACATCCGCGCGTTCATGGCCCGCGCCGGTGAGCTCGGGGCCAATCACGCGCTGACGTTCCTTCGGGAGGTGGACAGCATCAACATGCGCCGTCGGACCAGGATGGTGGAGCTGGCGACAACCGCGTGTGGTGGTTCACTACTCGGCGCGAACGTCGCGGTGCTCGGCGCGGCGTTCAAGCCCGAGTCCGATGACGTGCGCGACTCACCGGCACTGAACGTCGCGGGAATGCTGCAACTCAACGGCGCCACCGTCAATGTGTACGACCCCAAGGCGATCGAGAACTCGCAGCGTCTGTTTCCGACACTGAACTACTCCACGTCGGTGGTAGAGGCATGTGAACGCGCCGACGCCGTGCTGGTGTTGACCGAGTGGCGCGAGTTCGTCGATCTCGATCCCGCCGAGTTAGCCGATACCGTACGAGCCAAAGTCGTTGTGGACGGGCGCAATTGCCTCGATGCCGAGCGGTGGTCGGCCGCGGGCTGGCACGTGTACTGCCTGGGTAAGAGCCCGCGCGCGGTCACTCCGCCGTCGCTTGTTTGA
- a CDS encoding TetR/AcrR family transcriptional regulator, with amino-acid sequence MARKRIPAEERRARILDAAVEVFAEHGYTAAKMSDIAARAGVVPSVLYDHFGSKRDLHVTLLLAHAEQLRERSLRRLEGATVEELVRASIANYFAFVEEDPFIWRVFHQDVPADPEIAEVRQELADLGTAGIADLIRFGAGDSKPVKGITVDEAAWILARATQAACHGVASWWYENRDVPRERVVELVFMLLWQGFDGMLKQATAE; translated from the coding sequence ATGGCAAGGAAGCGGATACCCGCCGAAGAACGCCGGGCCCGCATCCTCGACGCGGCCGTCGAGGTCTTCGCCGAGCACGGGTATACGGCCGCCAAGATGTCGGACATCGCCGCGCGGGCAGGCGTCGTTCCGTCCGTGCTCTACGACCACTTCGGCTCGAAACGCGACCTGCACGTGACGCTCCTGCTGGCGCACGCCGAGCAGCTGCGGGAGCGGTCACTGCGTCGCCTCGAAGGCGCGACGGTCGAAGAGCTGGTGCGCGCCAGCATCGCGAACTACTTCGCGTTCGTCGAGGAGGATCCGTTCATCTGGCGCGTCTTCCATCAGGATGTGCCCGCCGACCCCGAGATCGCCGAAGTGCGGCAGGAGTTGGCCGACCTCGGCACCGCCGGTATCGCCGATCTGATCCGATTCGGAGCGGGCGATTCAAAACCGGTGAAGGGCATCACCGTTGACGAGGCGGCGTGGATACTGGCCAGGGCCACCCAAGCGGCATGTCACGGAGTCGCCAGCTGGTGGTACGAGAATCGCGACGTGCCGCGCGAGCGGGTCGTGGAACTCGTGTTCATGCTGTTGTGGCAGGGCTTCGACGGAATGCTCAAACAAGCGACGGCGGAGTGA
- a CDS encoding cytochrome P450, with the protein MAQTTIKQWIHWLSVHGLIRGFAKVVARRGDPRGRLLADPTVRSNPIGFIEELRARGPLVRCRGLYMTVDHKVVNDLLRSDDFHVFALGSNLPKPMQWVADRTRSDLLHPIQPPSMLSVEPPQHTRYRKLVSSVFTVRAVAALRDRVQESANALLDDLTDAGTVDIVDRYCSQLPVTVIGDILGVPDDARPRILEFGELGAPSLDIGLTWTQYKTVYRGIRGFNDWLSNHLRELSRNPGDDLMSQIIVASQDAEGGPLTHQELLATAGLVLAAGFETTVNLLGNGIRMLVDSPQHLDTLAERPELWPTAVEEVLRLDSPVQLSARIAMRDIEVEGALVKRNEGVILYLAGANRDPNVFDDPHRFDIERDNAGKHLSFSGGRHFCLGAALARAEGEVGLKTFFERFPDARLAGEGSRRQTRVLRGWSSLPISLGEARTAVSS; encoded by the coding sequence ATGGCTCAGACCACGATCAAGCAGTGGATTCACTGGCTCTCGGTACACGGCCTGATCCGGGGCTTCGCCAAGGTCGTCGCCCGTCGGGGTGATCCGCGCGGACGGCTACTCGCCGATCCCACGGTGCGGTCGAACCCGATCGGATTCATCGAGGAGCTGCGCGCGCGTGGCCCGCTCGTTCGGTGTCGCGGGCTCTACATGACCGTCGACCACAAGGTCGTCAACGACCTACTGCGCTCCGACGACTTCCACGTCTTCGCCCTGGGGTCGAATCTGCCCAAACCGATGCAGTGGGTCGCCGACCGCACGAGATCCGATCTGCTGCATCCGATTCAGCCGCCGTCGATGCTGTCGGTGGAGCCGCCGCAGCACACGCGTTACCGCAAGCTCGTGTCATCGGTCTTCACCGTCCGCGCGGTCGCGGCATTGCGCGACCGCGTTCAGGAGTCGGCGAACGCCCTACTCGACGACCTCACCGACGCGGGCACCGTCGACATCGTCGATCGATACTGCTCGCAACTCCCCGTCACGGTGATCGGCGACATCCTCGGGGTGCCCGACGACGCCAGGCCCCGCATCCTCGAGTTCGGTGAACTCGGTGCGCCGAGCCTCGACATCGGTCTGACGTGGACCCAGTACAAGACGGTCTACCGCGGTATCAGGGGCTTCAACGACTGGCTGTCCAATCATCTGCGCGAGTTGAGCCGAAACCCCGGCGACGACCTGATGAGCCAGATCATCGTGGCGTCCCAGGACGCCGAAGGCGGACCGCTGACCCATCAGGAGTTGCTCGCGACCGCGGGGCTGGTGCTCGCGGCAGGCTTCGAGACGACGGTCAACCTGCTGGGCAACGGAATTCGGATGCTGGTGGACAGTCCGCAGCATCTCGACACGTTGGCCGAGCGTCCCGAGCTGTGGCCGACGGCGGTCGAGGAGGTGCTGCGGCTGGATTCGCCGGTGCAACTCAGTGCCCGGATCGCGATGAGGGACATCGAGGTCGAGGGCGCCCTGGTGAAGCGCAACGAGGGCGTGATCCTGTACCTCGCCGGCGCCAATCGGGATCCCAACGTCTTCGACGATCCGCATCGGTTCGACATCGAACGCGACAACGCGGGGAAGCACCTGTCGTTCTCCGGCGGGCGGCACTTCTGTCTCGGTGCGGCGCTGGCGCGCGCCGAAGGTGAGGTCGGGCTGAAGACCTTCTTCGAGCGGTTCCCGGATGCGCGGCTGGCCGGTGAGGGCAGCCGTCGGCAGACGCGCGTACTGCGCGGATGGTCGTCGCTCCCGATCTCGCTTGGTGAGGCGCGCACCGCTGTAAGTTCGTGA
- a CDS encoding maleylpyruvate isomerase family mycothiol-dependent enzyme, producing MDFRAALLDQTQAFGELIRDADPSTPVPTCPDWTLNQLFRHVGRGNRWAAQIVAERRSQPLNPRDVRDGRPPEDPDAAIDWLNGGVQQLLTAVDQVGSDARVWTFLGPRPAGFWIRRRLHEVLVHFADAALASGADFDPAPELAADAISEWIELTVVQADKHAPPVDRGRTLHLHATESDLGPTGEWTIGNDEHGLSWSHDHGKGDVALRGPVRDLLLAIMRRRQAPELDIEVFGDEAMWDAWLQRTPF from the coding sequence GTGGACTTCCGAGCCGCCCTGCTCGATCAGACCCAGGCATTCGGCGAACTGATTCGCGACGCAGACCCTTCAACACCAGTACCGACGTGTCCGGACTGGACACTCAACCAGTTGTTCCGCCACGTCGGGCGCGGAAATCGTTGGGCCGCGCAGATCGTCGCCGAGCGCCGCAGCCAGCCGCTGAACCCGCGCGATGTACGCGACGGTCGACCGCCCGAGGATCCGGACGCCGCCATCGACTGGCTCAACGGCGGTGTGCAACAGCTCCTCACCGCCGTCGACCAGGTCGGCTCCGATGCCCGCGTATGGACGTTTCTTGGCCCGCGGCCCGCCGGGTTCTGGATCCGCAGGCGGCTGCACGAGGTCCTCGTGCATTTCGCCGACGCCGCGCTCGCGTCAGGCGCCGACTTCGACCCGGCACCGGAGCTGGCGGCCGACGCGATCAGCGAATGGATCGAGCTCACGGTCGTACAAGCCGACAAACACGCACCACCGGTCGACCGAGGGCGCACGCTGCATCTGCACGCCACCGAGTCGGACCTCGGGCCGACGGGTGAGTGGACGATCGGCAACGACGAGCACGGTTTGTCCTGGTCCCACGATCACGGCAAGGGCGACGTCGCGCTGCGCGGCCCGGTCAGAGACCTGCTGCTGGCGATCATGCGGCGACGCCAGGCGCCGGAGCTCGACATCGAGGTTTTCGGGGACGAGGCGATGTGGGACGCATGGCTGCAACGCACACCGTTCTGA
- a CDS encoding nuclear transport factor 2 family protein, with protein sequence MTTSEIATVLAWHDALNEQDLDTLIQVSSDDIEFGDASGAGQGHAALREWASSLATSAAVPGRMYVRDGVVVAEEEDGRAAAFRVVHDHVTSVFRHDDLASALAATELSERDLAG encoded by the coding sequence ATGACCACTTCGGAGATCGCGACCGTCCTTGCTTGGCATGACGCGCTCAACGAGCAGGACCTCGACACCCTCATCCAGGTTTCCAGCGACGACATCGAGTTCGGCGACGCGAGCGGCGCGGGACAGGGACACGCCGCGCTGCGCGAGTGGGCGAGTTCCCTGGCCACCTCGGCGGCCGTTCCCGGCCGGATGTACGTCCGCGACGGTGTCGTCGTCGCCGAGGAGGAAGACGGAAGGGCGGCGGCGTTCCGTGTCGTGCACGACCACGTCACGTCGGTGTTCCGGCACGACGATCTTGCGTCGGCGCTGGCCGCCACCGAGCTGAGCGAACGGGATCTGGCGGGCTGA
- the rfbA gene encoding glucose-1-phosphate thymidylyltransferase RfbA: MRGIILAGGSGTRLYPITMGVSKQLVPVYDKPMIYYPLSTLMMAGIRDIQIITTADDAPAFHRLLGDGSQFGINLTYAVQEKPDGLAQAFVIGAGHIGNDSVALVLGDNIFYGPRLGTSLSRFQEVSGGAIFAYWVANPSAYGVVEFSDDGLALSLEEKPETPKSHYAVPGLYFYDNDVIEIARGLKPSARGEYEVTDINQTYLNQGRLSVEVLARGTAWLDTGTFDSLLDASDYVRTIERRQGLKISVPEEVAWQVGFIDDEQLATRAKTLLKSGYGRYLLGLLER, from the coding sequence ATGCGGGGGATCATTCTGGCTGGAGGGTCGGGGACGCGGCTGTACCCGATCACGATGGGTGTGAGCAAGCAGCTGGTGCCGGTGTACGACAAGCCGATGATCTACTACCCGCTGTCCACCTTGATGATGGCGGGCATCCGCGACATCCAGATCATCACCACCGCCGATGACGCACCGGCATTTCACCGATTGCTCGGTGACGGTTCACAATTCGGCATCAACCTCACCTACGCCGTGCAGGAGAAGCCCGACGGCCTGGCGCAGGCGTTCGTGATCGGCGCCGGCCACATCGGAAATGATTCGGTGGCACTGGTGCTGGGGGACAACATCTTCTACGGACCGCGCCTGGGCACCAGCCTCAGCCGATTCCAGGAGGTCAGCGGCGGTGCGATTTTCGCGTACTGGGTCGCCAACCCGTCCGCATACGGCGTGGTCGAGTTCAGCGACGACGGCCTTGCGCTTTCGTTGGAGGAGAAGCCCGAGACGCCGAAGTCGCATTACGCGGTGCCGGGGTTGTACTTCTATGACAACGACGTCATCGAGATCGCGCGCGGGCTGAAGCCTTCGGCGCGAGGCGAATACGAGGTCACCGACATCAACCAGACGTACCTGAACCAGGGCCGGCTGTCGGTCGAGGTGCTTGCCCGAGGTACCGCGTGGCTGGACACCGGGACCTTCGACTCGCTGCTCGATGCCAGCGACTACGTGCGCACGATCGAGCGCAGGCAGGGGTTGAAGATCAGCGTCCCCGAGGAAGTCGCCTGGCAGGTCGGCTTCATCGACGACGAGCAGTTGGCCACGCGCGCAAAAACTCTGCTCAAGTCCGGCTATGGCCGGTACCTGCTGGGGCTGTTGGAGCGCTAG